In one window of Mytilus galloprovincialis chromosome 6, xbMytGall1.hap1.1, whole genome shotgun sequence DNA:
- the LOC143078650 gene encoding irregular chiasm C-roughest protein-like, translating into MEHIEPMKQLVFYISIATVLFINTVLSVQTFFEQPRSHNATVNSTVIFKCVIQNKAGEVQWMHDGLSLGSDRDYSGYNRYSVIGGRNGVLEEFSLKITDVQLKDDGEYICFVLRTQSDPSIKTDPPVTLNVLVRPDPPVIQGGSLQKVTLGEHKNLSCTSANGKPGAEITWYKDSVRIVDKVFSVTDRNGVKDKRETTISHVTIIPTEEDHGKRIECRASNAVQIQPLKALATLDVQFKPSITLKVNITRKLREHDYVRFTCDAKANPSQITWKWYKDGEFIPGESKFTLDIANLNRDDHRSILMCEGENAVGVSRATTTLDIEYGPKFVNLNSHIPVDLGTSVTLTCEADGNPLPSIIWRRGSYPDALSTERQYTVHNIQDHDLGLYKCTASSINAGFAPIDAEIYLMRKDQPKITSSKIQYAAKGSTADIECKARSVPNADEVIWIRNGKEIDFASSERYSFSETRKPDGVINTLHVQDSDDDDFGVYNCTVVNSMGLDFMAITLNQKEILALSYIVGGVIGGVAVIFIIAIACVLYHRYKGSDNESYAETDSNTEIKKREKSDSPTEFQKGTLMDQWRQDLNFHCPPTDFDEVYGKMNGTESKVTSGYGTLRSENYINGYDNHNGHLFSDYIHRSDETIPGESQMDNGVHQYGTSTFRSRPDFNKSSDSDPYQLPPADISTTKLATNV; encoded by the exons TATTATCAGTACAGACATTCTTTGAACAACCTCGGAGCCACAATGCTACCGTCAACAGTACTGTGATATTTAAATGTGTGATACAGAACAAAGCAGGCGAGGTTCAGTGGATGCACGACGGATTATCCCTTGGATCAGATAGAGATTATTCTGGGTACAACAGGTACTCAGTCATCGGTGGACGTAATGGGGTCCTTG aggAATTTAGTTTAAAGATTACGGATGTACAATTAAAGGATGACGGTGAATATATATGCTTTGTTTTACGTACACAGTCAGATCCTAGTATTAAAACTGATCCACCAGTTACTCTAAATGTGTTGG TAAGACCAGATCCTCCAGTGATACAAGGAGGAAGTCTACAGAAAGTCACATTAGGAGAGCATAAAAATTTATCTTGTACGTCAGCCAATGGGAAGCCAGGAGCAGAGATCACATGGTATAAAGATTCTGTACGAATCGTTGATAAAGTTTTCAGTGTGACTGATAGAAACGGTGTAAAAGACAAAAGGGAGACAACTATCAGTCATGTGACCATTATTCCTACAGAAGAGGATCATGGGAAGAGAATAGAATGTCGGGCGAGTAATGCAGTACAAATTCAACCGTTGAAGGCACTTGCTACTTTGGATGTGCAAT ttaaGCCTAGTATAACCCTGAAAGTAAATATTACACGAAAGTTACGAGAACATGACTACGTTAGATTTACATGTGATGCTAAAGCAAATCCTTCACAAATCACTTGGAA ATGGTATAAAGACGGAGAATTTATCCCAGGTGAATCAAAGTTTACCTTGGACATTGCCAATCTGAACCGAGATGATCATCGTAGTATACTGATGTGTGAGGGAGAAAATGCTGTTGGTGTTTCTAGGGCAACAACCACATTGGATATAGAAT ATGGTCCTAAGTTTGTCAACCTAAATAGCCATATACCTGTTGACCTTGGAACCTCAGTGACCTTGACCTGTGAAGCAGACGGCAACCCTTTACCCAGTATTATATGGCGACGTGGGAGTTACCCTGATGCCTTGAGTACAGAGAGACAGTACACAGTACATAACATACAAGACCATGATCTAGGGCTATATAAATGTACAGCCTCATCCATTAATGCTGGATTTGCTCCTATTGATGCAGAAATTTACCTCATGAGAAAAG ATCAACCAAAGATAACCAGTTCTAAGATACAGTATGCTGCCAAGGGTTCAACAGCAGACATAGAATGTAAAGCAAGATCTGTTCCTAATGCAGACGAGGTTATATGGATACGCAATGGAAAAGAGATAGACTTTGCTTCATCTGAACGATACTCGTTCTCAGAAACACGGAAACCAGATGGTGTTATAAATACATTACACGTACAGGATTCAGATGATGATGACTTTGGAGTTTATAATTGTACAGTGGTTAACAGTATGGGGCTGGACTTCATGGCTATTACTCTCAATCAGAAAG AAATCCTTGCTTTGTCGTACATAGTAGGAGGAGTAATCGGTGGTGTGGCTGTTATATTTATCATTGCTATAGCTTGTGTGTTGTACCATAGATACAAGGGGTCAGATAACG AATCCTATGCTGAAACGGACAGTAATACAGAAATAAAGAAGAGAGAGAAATCAGACTCTCCAACAGAATTCCAGAAAGGAACACTAATGGACCAGTGGCGCCAAGATCTCAATTTCCATTGTCCCCCAACTGATTTTGATGAAGTTTATGGGAAAATGAATGGCACT GAATCAAAAGTTACAAGTGGTTATGGAACGTTACGATCAGAAAATTACATCAATGGTTATGACAACCATAATGGACACTTATTTAGTGATTATATACATAGATCTGATGAAACAATACCTGGGGAAAG TCAAATGGATAATGGTGTTCATCAATACGGAACCAGTACATTCCGGTCACGACCAG